AATACAAATTAAACATAATCATCTAATATAATAATTACACAaagcataaataaataaacaaaatattttataaaacactaaaaaaaatttctatgagTTACTAAAGTGTCAAGAAGTTAGAAATAAGCTTATTTTATCATAGACTCTTCTAAACCAAACCTAGCCTAGAAATTTAAGAAAttgatattttcttattttttgttattaatagcTAATTAGATGAAATAACAATTTAAACTTGACCTATAATCGCTACCTCAATTAGAAAGGATTCTAGTGACCGTGTTAGAAGTTTTTGGTTTGAATAACCGTTAAAACGAAAATAAGAGTATTACATTTTGTGGTTTTAGACCAGAGAAGAACCTCatgacattaatatatatatataatttgaaattaatggCATAACATTAGcatgataattattttagtaagaaaataagaaCATGTTAAAAATAAAGACTAACTGTAATTAAAAAGTGCATCTTCaaaaaaatgcaaaactgaactgtattttaaaaattttgaagtaatattgtttaattctataaaatttaaagcaaaatgaaatataattgaataaaaaattaaaaagaaaaaaacgaaaaatcAAGTACAATTAGAGATGGTCTACATAGAACTAGTTGAACCTAAAACATAAATGGTAAAACCTATAAATAGGTGTATACAATTTAGTATTTataatgatttaatttttatcttttgcCTTTTTGTGAGAGGTCGTTTGCCTCTTTTTATTCTCCAATTTTCTCTTTCATTTCTGTGCTTGTTTTTTTCTCCACTAATATACTGCCGGTAATGTGAAGACAGTTTATTAATAATCAGTGAGAAgttctcaaaaataaataatcggTATGAatctattattaattaaaaatgataaattactCAGTATTTCAAAGAATTAAAATAGAGTAGTATTTACCAAGGTCATCTCTAACTCAACAATATAACTAaatcttttgtcaaaaaaaaaaaaactcaacaatataactctatttttgtttgatttttgcaAATATATTTTAGTGCGACTTTTACACAAATATTTTTCAACTCAATACAAAAATCACACCATTTTAGTGCAACGCTATAATTTCACACCAAATTTGATGTGATACTATTCTATTCACTACATTAAAATACTATTTAGTCCATTAAAACCTAttcacttattttattaataaaatatacaattaaataaataaaaaataaaacattaatgcatataatattataaaatattttttaatataaaatttggtgttatagttgaagaagaattttttttagtgCTGAAACTACACTAAAATAATGTAGTTTTAACACTAAAATTATGAGTCGTAGATGTCCTAAATAACTCTTCCAGTAGATTAGAATATCTTTTAGTTTCATGATAATTATCGTCAAATGAAGAATTTTATTGAATATGCGAAGAAGGGTGTCGATATGTTAGTGTGCGACATCTACAAATACATTTGACAGTCAAAACTAAAAAGAACAAAGTCAATATTGATTTAAATGAGGAGCTATCTGATTCAAATAACAGAGAATATGGTGGTGAATGCGGCTAAACTGAAAAATGGTTTCAAAAGAAATGTGGATGCTTAACGTATTATGTATGAGATCAAGGAAGACactcacactacaagaaaacatatattttaccacgggatgttacgacgaattaacctcgaaagacgtttcgttgctaaacgtccgtcgtaacggaggtttcatCGTAAATGACttgttacgtttacgacgaaataaattcctcgtaaagcgaaaggaaaggtttcgtcgtaaaagacacGTAACGCTTCGtggtaaagcccacgtaatgcattcgatgtaaagcacacgtaaactAATTCGTTGTAAAGCCCACGTAAACgtttcgatgtaaaaccctcgtaaaaGTTTTTGATGTTTATCACTCGTAAACTTTCGATGTAAACtacatgtaatgtttacgaggagtttacatcaattcttattatattatatataataaatttatatttatatttaatattcgaaatttagaatattttaaattttaaaaggaaatctgaaaatgaaaaacatattttaaaaaagtatttaaaagtcatacaataatatttaaattcataatacaaaccgaaatataaaaaaactacatattctcgAAGTAGTCGCTGGGGTTGCTCTGCTGTTGACGGTTTGGATCGGACTCTTCGGGATCCCGTACTAgcaacccaagagcggctcgtctctcactcaacattctctgcatagtCGGGTTTTCCAccgccatcacgtctagcagatcctcaagagagtctaaacgaacctgctggctatccaatcgagctttcatctgagaattctcttcatcccgtctcgaagtgtatgacgaagttgcaagggcaacttcgttaacagagccaaTGCCGActgtccgtcccttttttttaggagccacctataaaattaaaacatatattaatattgttaattatgttaaaatattaaaattaatgtaaacaaaaattttaagttgtacctcttcgaagattctgtcgacctcttcggtggtcaatgtgacgggtaatccatcgggagactgaTGGGTTAGTTGcatctcccgttcttcaatccgagcaGCCACTGcatggaagagtttctcagatgcaggatccacaaaaactccatcggatgtggcgtgagtaaTCTTGAATAGctcagacagagatggtaagactcccgtcttctctaactacacaaaaaaaaattaaacattaaaatttaaattaattgaaatttttaaaataaatattaaaaacaaaacttacagcttctagatgGATTCCTACaggaggtttttgtccggttctgtgaaccatgggcaaatgaccatctttatccttcgttctTGGAGAAGtagagcacgaattggcctttttgattgAAGAAGGTAGCTTCCAATAGGCGATGGGGctatcccacacatccgtcgtgagctcaatGCGATTttcctcatacccgtagatctcccacttgtcttTCCAATCGGAGACAGTGTTGCAAAGACGGGTCTTTGCATTTGCAACGAATTCCCTCTTCACCCTCtaggtgattcccaaagaccaatgtaacttttgctgaaacacaaattttttgaagaaattacaattaataataaatatttaaaaataaaaagtaatatttaaaagtgaaaatttaatcaaatttaaaaatcttaccgcaaaacatttaaacaagTGGTCTTACCGTGATctggtgtcatgctctagttCGGATATGCCCCATCGTAGTAACCCTTCATCGTCTCCGAAAcactccggctaacacggttgttcgccccaaacctgaaacaaaaaataatttaattgttagaaaatagaaataattcaaaatttcaatgtaataaaaattaataacttaccaaaaaGTTCCTGgcggtctatcggggtctagaacttCCAAACCCTCCCATCCAGGCTGGagaagcaaatcctccaccgtatatctcgcgtaTTGTCATATGAAGGCACACACAAATCTGGATGAACTGCACCTGCTGGGGGCAGGCTGAgatgcagccgctggaggaggaggtggaggcatctgcggtggaggagaaggactccaagaaactctctgagaagtctgagagtctggaactgcatcggaagatgatggaccggaagaagatgctccagaaccatcgccaaacaactgagAATAAGTAGGTGATGCTGGTTTCCTCCTatgagccatctaaaaaaaattaaaataaatttaatcaattacgacataattaaaatattattccgTCACCTAacaaatcacctaaactatTATTCCGTCAGCTAACTAATcgcctaaactaattacctaactaaccacctaaactaactaactttaaaaaaaaaaaaaaaaaaaaaagagagagaagggtACCTTAAAGGGAGAGAGCAaaggagtttgggaggaatgaacgaggctTGCCTCGTTCTGCGGCGTCTCAATATATTGAGAAAgacattcgtcgtaaactccacgtaatgttacgacgaagttacatgcccgtgttttttcatttatgacgaagttaccaggcctgtcttttttcatttacgacgaagttagcAGATCcgtcttttttcatttacgacaaaattacgaggaatcgatttaaccatttacgacgaagttaccaggcccgtcttTTTTCATTTTCGACGAAGTTACCAGCCCCGTGTTATTTTTACAAGGACTTTACTacccttaaccctaaaccccgagaatgaaatccctaaaccccaaagtcacatatcatctaacatcatcatctttttctttacttcttcttactctttctccaacttaaaccctaaaacttcaaataattttttaaaatctaaagaaatacatattatataaaacaacatttgttacacatacattaagatgatataaaaacaatatttcccTAAACAAacattacaatagagaaatacaacatttgttacatatattacatcactctaaatcgttttcgttctcatcaatattacatcactctaaatcgttttcgttctcatcaatatcaGTACattcatcatcgtcgcttccctcgaactcgtcttcatgtgcttcatctgtcgcatcttcgggaagatcttcatattgaaagtttttcGGGTCGATCAAAAAGATTTCATCAGTTTGTTGTTCAGGTACCTCAACTTTAGTGATaacgtcttcttcttgcaaaagcggttcttctccagcaaaAATGCGTCTACGAGATGTAATTTTGATAACAGCTAACctgtttatcccggaagttcgaaggtgaggataaggaaggaagctaatttggtcggcttgtgaagctaaaatgaaaggctcaaatttgttgtatcttctcccaaaatttacatccacaacaccaaatttgttatactgAATCCCTCGGTTAACAACAGGATCGAatcattcacatttgaagagaactcattttagcttcaataatcccgaaaattccacttcaataatctcctgcaagatcccgtaaaagtctgtttcacctttcacacatattccgtagttactcgttgctcGATGTCTcgcatactcgtatgtgtgaaaggtaaatcctcatgtgaaatacataggtgatgtggtgacctttgctaCTAGACCTTGAACCAaatcgtgaaaccatacgggataatatggatcgtcataatcaacctgcaaaaaacggatattcttaattaatattgaagtatcaaaaaacttgcttaattaatatatgaatgagatatattacgtacctgtgattttaaccacttgacaaagtgttTATCTTtccgtgtgtccacatcagttgcaaatattcctggtattgcttcttcaacttgagatacaaacatgatgcaaattaaacaaatgatcaagtcatatataattaacttcaattcatataattaatgatattaggagttttcaaggctcctaagacaaatgttgcagtataaatgattgtcgaaccaattctaagggatttcaagcactgagaatgcaagtacttacttaatctaagtgcaaccgataattttaaaggttttctaaactaatgattattactaatgcagtttcagaataataaaaatggtaaatgagttgactttcttaactaaggaaatgagaactcatgggcataggaattagaccttgggtgatcaagtttcgaactaaggatgacaaacgaacaatcaaactatcaaccttaagcttagacacgattcaaaacaaactctatgtctagatgaatgttcatttactaacacatttcaaacaacaaatgtcttcggttgaataatatggaagcaatcattactaacaggtctaaggctatcttagcacttctaacagcaaatgtctttggcaaaatatgctaaaagcttagaagagttgtttcaggcatttcatcgaacaccttttgggtgggaaatgcctaaagatcaacttttgagaagctaactcagaagatgcattatgattactctactagcaaggttttggaatgatctactctaaaacatcctagctctaacctaatcacccttaatcttcctaacccatgaattcaaatggtgattactcactacttttcatgattcctcttaaactcattttggatttcagattaatcatacagAGGGATACAACAACGAATTGGAAAACACAAAATTGCAATAACTAGATGAAAAaagatgattcaagagatgaactttccaaaggtttttttcTTAGAACCAAGATAATCTGTCTGGTGGCTGCCAaaagtacttaaaacataggttttcagaagtaaaaacgtgcataatgaaatgacaaaaaggcccttgagtagaAATGAATTCGAGCAAACAGAAGGCGCGCAACGACCTCCAGTAGTCGTTCCGGGAGGTCGCTCTAGGCTttgggagcgacctggaggggtcgctgcgagacgtcgctctgggtcgctcttcgcgagcgacctcgctgtgtcgctccggtcacgtcgctccgggtcgctcttcgcgagcgacctcgttgtgtcgctccggtcacgtcgctccgggtgatggagacgcgagcgacaTTGGGGTGTCGCTCTGCCCAAGTCGCTCTGAAagggtgtcacagcgacttcacggtgtcgctccggtgaggtcgctcccatgcactgctcgtccaatgatcacctttatcaTCTCTTTTGATggcaaatgcacccaaatgtctccaagaactccatgtggtactccaatacctgataaggactcatgtatgcaaaatgcaacctaaacatggctaaatcctagtctatatgatcaaaatgcacatgggtgaatggataagacaatggaaatatgcaagacatcaattaacattcacatagttaacattcacaaaaatatttacctttcaaagtaacgggtctctgcatcctcgcagttgagcagaatataagtgtgggcactatgtttatcctcttcacatgaccaccatacttcttttgttttaccaccaaaccgtccaatttGGCAGAAAATGtgaggaacaccatcaattgcatatgatgtcggtactccaccatcatcatatcttctaggaattctttttctcgtacgaatagttggagcaaagtagtatgatgtgaagttagatgtttcggctgtcaaactccccgcaactattgaaccttccacctttgcaagatttcttgctttccccttcaaatgtttcatctgtcgctcatacggatacatcaatccgttgtgaacaggtccatgAAGCAATGTTttatacggtaggtggacaactagatgctccatgacgtcaaaaaatgaaggaggaactatcttctcaaggttgcacaatatgattgGAATGTTCTCAttaagttgttcgatgacttcttccttgaacgtacgtgtgctgagatctctgaagAATGCtctgatggctgtatattgcaaaagtaaacaaattaataacattttattacatatgtatatatattatatatttataattacctgcaagtgcttcatagacatttgctggaaggagctcgacaaaagcaaatggaagtagtcgttgcataaacacatgacaatcatgactcttcattccggagaacttttgacctcgttcaacacatcttgacagatttgaaacataaccatcaggaaacttaacttctgatgcaacccagtcaaacaaagttgttttggcttctgatgacaaccggaagatgggaacatgaacgtttccattgctcttgatatgtaactcacttcttgagcaaatatcaggtaagtccatccttgactttttgttatcttttgtcttcccagggacgttcagtattgtattcatgatgttctcaaaaaagttcttctcaatatgcatgacatccagattgtggggtaagagaagatccttccaatagggtagctcccaaaatatactcttcttatgccaattgtgagagacaccatacccatcaggcatatttccaggaacatgccagtTTCCTCCAACCGTAACTGTTTCCTgggctccgtaataatcaatgtccgcttcgatctgctggccggtgagatatggaggaggactgtcTCTCACAACTTTTTGTGctgaaacaatgtcttattgcttctgtacggatgggaaagtggaagaaagcgacgatgacaatcaaaccaacaactcttcctaccattcttcagttgaaaagcatccatcgtcccaagacaatatggacaagataatcttccatttgttgtccagccagacaacatcccataagcagaaaaatcacttatcgtccacagcagaactgctcgaatcgtaaaattgtttttcaaggaacaatcgtacgtcctcaccccttctgaccacaattgctttagctcttctatcaacggaagaagaaaaacatcaagagaccatTTTgaatgcttcggcccagggattaatatggtcaaaaatagaaattcttgttccatgcacatatccgtcggtaaattgtacggcgtaagaatgactggccacaaagaatattatCTCCCAGACATtccgaatggactaaatccatcggtgcataacccaagatagacattccgaatatttgtagcaaaatttgggtgtaccttgttgaaatgtttccacgctcttgcgtctaaAGGATGTGCAACCTCGCCATCTCTTTGGACATGTtcagcatgccacctcatcgacgcagcagtcctctcagattgatataattttttcaatctatctgtaattggtaggtaccacatcctttggtacggtaacctattcctcccacggccttgcggtttgaatcgtggttttttgctgaatcgacactcttctaacttgtcatcttccttccagtagatcatgcagttgtcgatgtaaacatcaatcatctccgaaggcaacccaagactataaaccaatttctgaatctcataataagattcggcagacacgttgtcttctggcaaatactctttaaacaactccgcccatacatccatgcaattctcaggtaaattatgatccattttaatattcatcatcctagctgcttgagacaatttagagagaccttctctacaaccagtgtagattggttgatttgcaatatctagcatttcataaaacttttttgcatccaaattaagttcttctacatttccatttctatcagctattgttgtagttgtttctaaaaatacatcactaatcatatcttgaaccctatcatgatctaccatatgCTCCTcctgatgataattatattcattatgcaaatgattcggttcttcattatgatgaagatcctcaaaattattattactactactagcttcatttctcccataaccctctccgtgttgataccaaatgtagtattgtggtgtaaatcctctatttactaaatgcttccatacagtttcactacgtgcaaattttgaattcttgcatttccgacaggggcagaacatcttaccgctttcttgcgtgatcggtgtacagcccgcctggtgcatgaatgtctctaaccctctcagaaatgcgttcgtcaccctcccatTGGAATCTTTGTgtaaatacatccaactccgtaactcgtaaatactaccgccaccggccattttttcttagattttgttttgaaattttttttttctgattttttgttttgtgttttcgtttgtgtgttgtgaggaagagagttgtgagaaatgacatatatatataggaagTTTCGAGTTTGGTAggtgaaatataacaacgaatttacaacgaatttaggtaagctaaagcacattgaatacacgttttcacctaaatataatggtaacatgtttcgttgtaatgtcgatgtaacggtTACGATGAATTTCTCGTTtcacgtactttcgtcgtaaacttacattaagtttacgacgaaactgtTTTCTCGTAAAGTTACAtgaaatttacgacgaattttgGACTCGTCGTATTTTCGTTGTAAACGCCATATAAATTTACGAAGaaatattttcctcgtaaaTCTTCGTTGTTATAGAAACATTTTCTTCTAGTGTTAGACAGCCAAAAGGTTCGCTTCTGATTCGTGGGTTCTATAAAAATGAGCAAGTTTTTAGAAGCAAAAATGCGGATTATTTGACCTCATCTATTTACGTCGCATTTAGTGCAAATACTTGTTTGCATACAAAATGCAGATATATGTGTTCTTTTTTGTCTAacattaagaaagaaaaagtttatcaatttgtttgttttttgttaaAGGTAACCAACTGTTCATGAGATATATAATTCGTTTATTCATTGCACTAACCAAAATTACATTATACAGGAACCAGCAACAGACTCAACCACATATTTGATATTCCATATAACAAACCCCTCCTCTTCTGTgtttgtttaagaaaaaaaacaaaccaagaatttatattaaaacccaacaaagaatattaaaaatgatCATCTTCAATTTCAATCAAATTACAAAAAAGGGAAgcatatttgtttctttcgcGTCTCTTTTCAAGGTCTATGAAGATGCTCTATCACTCGCTTTTTCACCTTCGGTCGTCGCCGATGACGCATAGCTCACGGCAAGAGACGTACTCTCATCGGTACAAGGTGGCTGTGGAAGACGAGGAGAAGGAGACGAAGCAGCAACAGCTTGAAAGTGTTTCTTGCAATTATGGCAAGTGATTTGCATTATCGTTGCACTAATCCTCCTACTTGCTTCTTCTCTATAAAGTTGCGCTTTATGAAGCTCACCTCTCGCATGTTGCCTTATTCTCTTGGCTTCAGCATACTCCAGTTCCGCAATCTCTATTTGCCTTTTTGCTTCCTCCCTTTCTCCCAATAGTAAGCTCGTCTCTCCCTTCTCGTAGCTTGGCATTGTCGTATCCATCCCTATCGACAGACTAAGGCTGGTATCATCAGCACTAGCCCGAGATGGAAGTAGCTGAACCTCAATGCCACTACCAGCGGTTGAGCCAACGAAAGGATAAAGAAAATCCGAAGGTTGTTGATCAGACGGTGGAGATTTTCTTAGCAAAGGATGTCCTGGTAAAACTGGACCAATAGAGAGGTCAATATTTTCGGCGGTTGAAGCCGTTTGTGCAGCGTTTGCGGTatgttgctgctgctgttgtACACGGTGGCTGGATGGTTGAGATTGGCGCATGGTGCAATTATCTTGGTGCTCTATAAAACTCTCCACTCTGACATCAAGAGAAGGGTATAATATATAGTTAGTCAACATAGAAAGCACAAAGGAATATTTGTTGTATtcaaatagataaataaaatataaaattaactaaGTTGGTGGAGTTAGGTATCTTTtggattatatatattatgaatatgaGATGCAAGAGTTTGAGTTCTGGTTTGTTATATACTATTAACAATCTATGTACTTAACAAAGTGCAATAATGAAATCTGTCATGGGGTCAACATgagttcaaaaatataattaaaacatagttctaattattaaattaatctaaaaaaTTCAGACAACAGTCCAAACTAACCTCACCTTCCACTAGTAAGCTTATTTCAAGATCTGTGTGCAATATCTATAATCAAAACGTGTACACGCCATACTAGAAAAAACATTCTTTGATTTACTTTAAGGATTCCCTGTATCTATGCGTGTATATATATctttcatttattaataatatcaaaCATACCAGAAAAAATATCAGTATTGCTATCAGCTAGCTAGGGTTTCTCAGAAATGGAACCTGGAGAAAACGCGGCCGCAATCGCAGGAATGGCCGCGAGTGCCACATGTTTTAAGATGAGCTTTGTAATCAGACTGAACAGCGTAGCCTTTTGAGCATCTCTCGCAGATCCATTGCTTATGGTTACTGTGTTTCCTTCGAAAGTGTTTCTTGATTCCCACGAGATCTCCGAGGGCATGGCAAGGGTTGTGGTGGAGACACGTCGGCTCCGGACAGACGTAGACCCTCTTCTTCACTTCCTCGTTGGTTTCTCTCTTTAAAAGCTTCCATGGAACTTTATGTCTTCTCCTGTGCATCTGTAGATTCTGGTCTCTCTGAAACCCTTGGTTACAGATCTCACACACGTACCTGTCTGATTCTAGTAGCGTTCTTGGAGATAAAGATACAACCTCCGCCTCTGGATCTGCCACCGCcggaaaaaaatatgattagtGTCAATCTTTTTCAACAGAAAAATTTACTTTCAAgaatttacaaaaagaaaatattcaaaactcgGATAGCTGGtgctaaatctaaaaaaatggtaaataatttgaaaatatcaaTTTGCTAATCACCTGGTGTCCCAGCGGGTCGTCGTTTCCTCTTTTGGGTCACGGCGGCTCCATTGCCATCGGGAAGAAGATCGGAGGAAGATGAAGACGGAGGAGGATTCCGATGATGGTTGACGTTCTTGGTGTTATTGCTTCTCTCGTAGTCTATCATCGGATGAGGTCTTTATATTTCTcttcttgttattttttttatctgaagACAGTGTTGGTTTTTAGTAGAAGTGTATAGAGAGAGTACTTGTGCCTAACGAAAAATAAGAACAAGATTGAGGAATCTTTTGTTTTTCAAGTAGGAGAAAGAAGgagagattgtttttttttctcttatttatCGAGAGTATTGTGTTTTACATCTTTACTAATAGGAGAAGAAAAGTAAGATGAGTTAAGAGAGAGAAACAAGGCTTTG
This Brassica napus cultivar Da-Ae chromosome C6, Da-Ae, whole genome shotgun sequence DNA region includes the following protein-coding sequences:
- the LOC106437087 gene encoding protein indeterminate-domain 14-like translates to MIDYERSNNTKNVNHHRNPPPSSSSSDLLPDGNGAAVTQKRKRRPAGTPDPEAEVVSLSPRTLLESDRYVCEICNQGFQRDQNLQMHRRRHKVPWKLLKRETNEEVKKRVYVCPEPTCLHHNPCHALGDLVGIKKHFRRKHSNHKQWICERCSKGYAVQSDYKAHLKTCGTRGHSCDCGRVFSRVESFIEHQDNCTMRQSQPSSHRVQQQQQHTANAAQTASTAENIDLSIGPVLPGHPLLRKSPPSDQQPSDFLYPFVGSTAGSGIEVQLLPSRASADDTSLSLSIGMDTTMPSYEKGETSLLLGEREEAKRQIEIAELEYAEAKRIRQHARGELHKAQLYREEASRRISATIMQITCHNCKKHFQAVAASSPSPRLPQPPCTDESTSLAVSYASSATTEGEKASDRASS